The following are encoded together in the Dyella terrae genome:
- a CDS encoding efflux transporter outer membrane subunit — MMRSVPLRMVTLGVAIALAGCSFAPPARPSKAPEPASYTATPTPPTSAEAAGVAQKFSLGTRAVPEWWKAYGSSELDALVDEGLQHSPSLDAARHTLESVRQQYRAQVGDALWPSLDAATQVGRQRALGLPNFGRPTNVYDVYAGQLQLSYDFDLFGVSRNEVKQAAAQVDSQSYQFDAAKRALAANIVITAVRASALAEQVSATERLSALAREQMALSGKAHKLGAVAQEDVLASQRNAASIDASLPGLRAQALHERHALAVLLGRTPDQAPAPLSLASLTLPAEVPVLVPSDLLSQRPDVLAAEAAVRAASAQVGVATGNMFPHLSLTASLGTGAFDSAKLFTGAGTIWGATAGITQPIFHGGALRAQRKAAVASYEASISQYRQTVLGAFQNVADTLTALDQDALALRAAQNGEVSARQSFDDTQRRYRLGSASYPVTLASESGWQNARVQAIQATATRLIDTAALYQAMGTPNDETADMQRGAARSSGAQP; from the coding sequence ATGATGCGCTCTGTTCCTCTACGCATGGTGACGCTTGGCGTGGCCATCGCATTGGCCGGCTGTTCGTTTGCGCCGCCAGCGCGGCCGTCAAAGGCACCGGAACCGGCCAGCTATACCGCCACACCGACACCCCCCACCAGTGCGGAAGCCGCGGGAGTGGCGCAAAAGTTCAGCCTGGGTACGCGCGCCGTGCCGGAATGGTGGAAGGCTTACGGTTCGAGCGAACTGGATGCACTGGTCGATGAAGGCCTACAGCACAGCCCTTCACTGGATGCCGCACGCCACACGCTGGAATCGGTGCGTCAGCAATATCGCGCCCAAGTGGGTGACGCGTTGTGGCCTTCGCTCGACGCGGCCACCCAGGTGGGTCGCCAGCGAGCGCTAGGCCTGCCGAACTTCGGCAGGCCCACCAACGTCTACGATGTCTACGCCGGACAGCTACAACTGAGCTACGACTTCGATCTGTTCGGCGTTTCCCGCAACGAAGTGAAGCAGGCAGCAGCGCAGGTGGATTCGCAGTCCTATCAGTTCGATGCCGCTAAGCGGGCACTGGCCGCGAATATCGTGATCACCGCCGTGCGGGCGTCGGCATTGGCGGAGCAGGTGAGTGCCACCGAACGGCTCTCAGCGCTTGCGCGCGAACAGATGGCCCTGTCCGGGAAGGCGCACAAGCTCGGTGCGGTAGCGCAGGAAGACGTGCTCGCGTCCCAACGTAACGCCGCCTCCATCGATGCCAGCCTGCCTGGCCTGCGTGCGCAGGCGCTGCACGAACGCCATGCGCTTGCCGTACTGCTGGGGCGCACGCCGGACCAGGCGCCTGCGCCGTTGTCACTGGCCAGCTTGACCTTGCCCGCCGAGGTGCCGGTGCTCGTGCCTTCCGATCTGCTGAGCCAGCGACCGGATGTGCTGGCCGCGGAAGCGGCGGTGCGCGCGGCTTCTGCACAGGTCGGTGTCGCTACCGGCAACATGTTTCCGCACCTCTCGCTGACAGCTTCGCTGGGTACGGGTGCGTTCGACAGCGCCAAGCTGTTCACCGGCGCCGGGACCATCTGGGGAGCCACCGCGGGAATCACTCAACCGATCTTCCACGGCGGCGCGCTGCGGGCGCAGCGCAAAGCGGCGGTCGCGAGCTATGAGGCTTCCATTTCGCAGTACCGGCAAACCGTGCTGGGTGCCTTCCAGAACGTGGCCGACACGCTCACCGCACTCGATCAGGACGCGTTGGCGTTGCGTGCAGCGCAGAACGGCGAAGTTTCCGCGCGCCAGTCATTTGACGATACGCAACGACGCTATCGGCTGGGTTCGGCGTCCTATCCCGTGACGCTCGCCAGCGAATCGGGTTGGCAGAATGCGCGCGTGCAGGCCATCCAAGCTACGGCGACACGCCTGATCGATACTGCCGCGCTGTATCAAGCGATGGGCACACCCAACGATGAAACGGCTGACATGCAGCGAGGCGCTGCGCGATCGTCGGGTGCGCAACCTTGA